One part of the Arabidopsis thaliana chromosome 4, partial sequence genome encodes these proteins:
- a CDS encoding Transducin/WD40 repeat-like superfamily protein (Transducin/WD40 repeat-like superfamily protein; CONTAINS InterPro DOMAIN/s: WD40 repeat-like-containing domain (InterPro:IPR011046), WD40-repeat-containing domain (InterPro:IPR017986), WD40 repeat (InterPro:IPR001680), WD40/YVTN repeat-like-containing domain (InterPro:IPR015943), WD40 repeat, subgroup (InterPro:IPR019781); BEST Arabidopsis thaliana protein match is: Transducin/WD40 repeat-like superfamily protein (TAIR:AT5G08390.1); Has 9857 Blast hits to 6114 proteins in 421 species: Archae - 34; Bacteria - 3288; Metazoa - 2459; Fungi - 1903; Plants - 847; Viruses - 0; Other Eukaryotes - 1326 (source: NCBI BLink).) translates to MGEEEAVAEENGGLKVESGEQKSSWPTMRFDVSPYRTHHFSKQFRTARNPNNFLKGLKWSPDGSCFLASSEDNTLSLFHLPQDGGDSNGYGVPVPEEDSYGASLLVNEGESVYDFCWYPYMSVSDPLTCVFATSTRDHPIHLWDSTSGELRCTYRAYDAMDEITAAFSVGFNPDGTKIFAGYNSSIRVFDLHRPGRDFRQYSTLQKNKEGQAGILSTLAFSPTNSGMLAVGSYGQTTGIYREDNMELLYVLHGQEGGVTHVQFSKDGNYLYTGGRKDPYILCWDIRKSVEIVYKLYRATENTNQRVFFDIEPCGRHLGTGGQDGLVHMYDLQTGNWVSGYQAASDTVNAFSFHPYLPMAATSSGHRRFAIPDDDDGEDKNELQLKADENCVSLWSFYVEDNTYDENNGVASESHLQNVTEEIVLT, encoded by the exons AtgggtgaagaagaagcagtagCAGAAGAAAATGGTGGACTTAAGGTAGAATCAGGAGAACAAAAATCATCCTGGCCTACTATGAGATTTGATGTCTCTCCTTATAGAACGCACCATTTCTCTAAGCAGTTCAGGACAGCTCGAAACCCTAATAATTTCCTCAAGGGTCTTAAGTG GTCACCTGATGGTTCATGTTTCCTTGCAAGCTCTGAAGATAATACACTTAGTCTGTTTCATCT GCCACAAGATGGAGGGGATTCTAATGGCTATGGAGTGCCAGTCCCTGAAGAAG ATTCGTATGGTGCGAGTCTTCTAGTGAATGAGGGTGAATCTGTCTATGATTTCTGTTGGTATCCATACATGTCAGTTTCAG ACCCTTTAACATGCGTCTTCGCTACCTCCACTAGAGACCATCCGATACATCTTTGGGATAGTACTTCTGGTGAG CTTCGATGCACATACCGGGCCTATGATGCTATGGATGAAATAACTGCTGCATTTTCAGTTGGATTCAATCCTGATGGAACCAA GATCTTTGCTGGTTACAACAGCTCCATCAGAGTGTTTGATCTTCATCGTCCTGGAAGAGATTTTAGGCAGTATTCAACTCtacagaaaaacaaagaggGCCAAGcag GTATATTATCTACTCTTGCTTTCTCCCCAACTAATTCTGGAATGTTGGCTGTGGGGTCTTACGGGCAAACTACTGGGATTTATAGAGAAGACAACATGGAGCTATTGTATGTTTTACATGGTCAAGAAGGCGGTGTTACACAT GTCCAGTTTTCAAAGGATGGGAACTATTTATATACAGGAGGTCGCAAG GATCCTTACATTCTTTGCTGGGATATTCGGAAATCTGTTGAAATAGTCTATAA ATTGTACAGAGCAACTGAGAACACAAACCAGCGTGTATTCTTTGATATTGAGCCATGTGGTCGACATTTAGGTACCGGTGGTCAG GATGGGCTTGTTCACATGTACGATTTACAAACCGGAAACTGGGTTTCTGGATATCAAGCTGCTTCAG ATACCGTCAATGCTTTCTCTTTCCACCCTTACCTTCCAATGGCTGCTACATCCTCTGGTCACAGACGTTTCGCAATTCCAGATGATGACGATGGTGAAGATAAGAACGAGCTTCAATTGAAAG CTGATGAGAACTGTGTATCTCTCTGGAGTTTCTACGTAGAGGACAATACTTATGATGAAAACAATGGCGTTGCAAGCGAGTCTCATCTCCAAAATGTCACCGAAGAAATAgttttaacataa
- a CDS encoding Transducin/WD40 repeat-like superfamily protein, translated as MGEEEAVAEENGGLKVESGEQKSSWPTMRFDVSPYRTHHFSKQFRTARNPNNFLKGLKWSPDGSCFLASSEDNTLSLFHLPQDGGDSNGYGVPVPEEDSYGASLLVNEGESVYDFCWYPYMSVSDPLTCVFATSTRDHPIHLWDSTSGELRCTYRAYDAMDEITAAFSVGFNPDGTKIFAGYNSSIRVFDLHRPGRDFRQYSTLQKNKEGQAGILSTLAFSPTNSGMLAVGSYGQTTGIYREDNMELLYVLHGQEGGVTHVQFSKDGNYLYTGGRKDPYILCWDIRKSVEIVYKLYRATENTNQRVFFDIEPCGRHLGTGGQDGLVHMYDLQTGNWVSGYQAASDTVNAFSFHPYLPMAATSSGHRRFAIPDDDDGEDKNELQLKGTLH; from the exons AtgggtgaagaagaagcagtagCAGAAGAAAATGGTGGACTTAAGGTAGAATCAGGAGAACAAAAATCATCCTGGCCTACTATGAGATTTGATGTCTCTCCTTATAGAACGCACCATTTCTCTAAGCAGTTCAGGACAGCTCGAAACCCTAATAATTTCCTCAAGGGTCTTAAGTG GTCACCTGATGGTTCATGTTTCCTTGCAAGCTCTGAAGATAATACACTTAGTCTGTTTCATCT GCCACAAGATGGAGGGGATTCTAATGGCTATGGAGTGCCAGTCCCTGAAGAAG ATTCGTATGGTGCGAGTCTTCTAGTGAATGAGGGTGAATCTGTCTATGATTTCTGTTGGTATCCATACATGTCAGTTTCAG ACCCTTTAACATGCGTCTTCGCTACCTCCACTAGAGACCATCCGATACATCTTTGGGATAGTACTTCTGGTGAG CTTCGATGCACATACCGGGCCTATGATGCTATGGATGAAATAACTGCTGCATTTTCAGTTGGATTCAATCCTGATGGAACCAA GATCTTTGCTGGTTACAACAGCTCCATCAGAGTGTTTGATCTTCATCGTCCTGGAAGAGATTTTAGGCAGTATTCAACTCtacagaaaaacaaagaggGCCAAGcag GTATATTATCTACTCTTGCTTTCTCCCCAACTAATTCTGGAATGTTGGCTGTGGGGTCTTACGGGCAAACTACTGGGATTTATAGAGAAGACAACATGGAGCTATTGTATGTTTTACATGGTCAAGAAGGCGGTGTTACACAT GTCCAGTTTTCAAAGGATGGGAACTATTTATATACAGGAGGTCGCAAG GATCCTTACATTCTTTGCTGGGATATTCGGAAATCTGTTGAAATAGTCTATAA ATTGTACAGAGCAACTGAGAACACAAACCAGCGTGTATTCTTTGATATTGAGCCATGTGGTCGACATTTAGGTACCGGTGGTCAG GATGGGCTTGTTCACATGTACGATTTACAAACCGGAAACTGGGTTTCTGGATATCAAGCTGCTTCAG ATACCGTCAATGCTTTCTCTTTCCACCCTTACCTTCCAATGGCTGCTACATCCTCTGGTCACAGACGTTTCGCAATTCCAGATGATGACGATGGTGAAGATAAGAACGAGCTTCAATTGAAAGGTACATTACACTAA